Genomic window (Chryseobacterium sp. H1D6B):
GAACTCAAGTAAAAGGACAGGTAACCCAGCTGGATCTATTCTCTAATTTTGAAGAACTGGATCAGGCGACTTCTACCAAATCTAGTATTGTTGAAAACGATCATTTGTATCAATTTGTTGATAATCCTAAAGCACAGAAAATTTTAGTTGATAATTTATTAAAACAAAAAGCGGTCTGTTTCGATACAGAAACAACCTCTCTCAATGAGCTTGAAGCAGAACTTGTAGGGATGAGTTTCTCTTATAAAAAAGGGTTGGCGTACTACATTCCACTTTCTGAAGATAGAGAAGAAGTGTTGCAGACGCTGGAGATTTTCAGACCGTTTTTTGAAAAAGAAGATTTATTAAAAATCGCTCATAATTTAAAATTCGACTATAAAATTCTGAAACAGTATGATATTACTGTAAAAGGAGCAGCGTTTGACACGATGATCGCTCATTATCTGCTGAGCCCGGACGGAAGACACGGAATGGATTATCTTTCAGAAGTATATTTAAATTATAAACCGGTTTCCATAGAAACAATTATCGGAAAGAAAGGAAAAAATCAAGGCACTTTCAGAGATGCAGATCTAAGAACGCAGACGGATTATGCAGCAGAAGATGCAGACATCACTTTCCAATTGTATGAGCTTTTTGCACCGCAGTTAAAAAAAGAAAACTTAGAAGACCTGTTCTTCAAAATAGAAATGCCGTTGATGGAAGTTCTGGCCAAGATGGAACTTACCGGGATTTCTCTGGATGAGAAATGGCTGGCTCAGGAAAGTATCGATCTGGAAAACGACCTGAGACAATTAGAATCTAAAATTTTTGAAATTTCAGGAGAAGAATTCAATATGAATTCCCCAAAACAATTGGGAGAGATTTTATTTGAAAAAATGCAGCTGGATCCGAAAGCGAAAAAAACCAAAACAGGCCAGTATGCTACTTCCGAAGATGTACTTCAGAAACTGTCTTCAAAACATGAGATCATCAAGCATATTCTTGAATACAGAACCTATCAGAAATTGAAATCGACTTATGTGGATGCTCTGCCTTCCCAGATCGATAAAGATGAAAGAGTTCATACCAATTTCTCACAGACTACGGCGGCAACAGGCCGTTTAGCAAGTGTAAATCCTAATTTACAGAATATTCCGATCAGAACACTCAGAGGACAGCAGATCCGCGGTGCTTTTGTTTCTGGAGAAGGAAAGAAAATTATTTCTGCCGATTATTCACAGATCGAACTGCGTCTGATTGCAGAAATTTCAGGAGAGGATAATATGATCAAAGCATTTCAGGACGGGGAAGATATCCACGCTTCTACAGCGGCGAAATTATTTAAGATTCCTTTGGAAGAAGTTTCTAAAACCCAGAGAAGCCAGGCTAAAACGGTAAACTTCGGGATCATTTACGGACAGGGAGCTTTTGCATTAGCGGAGCAGACTGGATTGTCAAGAACAGAAGCCAAGCAGATGATCGAAGCCTATTTTGAAACCTATCCAAAATTGAAGCAGTATATGGCGGAACAAGTCAATAAAGCCAGAGAAATGGGGTATGTGGAAACCATTTTAGGGAGAAAACGCCATCTAAAGGATATCAATTCAGGGAATTTTGTAGTAAGAGGCCATGCAGAAAGAAATGCAGTAAATGCTCCTGTGCAGGGAAGTGCGGCAGATGTGGTGAAAATGGCGATGATCAAGATTGACCAAGAATTGGATGCACAAAATCTTCAGACAAAAATGCTCCTTCAGGTACATGACGAATTGGTGTTTGAAGCTCCTGATGATGAGGTGGAAACTGCCGTAAAACTTATTAAAACAGAAATGGAACGCGCCATTGAAACT
Coding sequences:
- the polA gene encoding DNA polymerase I; amino-acid sequence: MDATQDKRLFLIDAYAMIFRGYYALIRNPRLTSTGIDTSAIFGFTNSLIELIRRERPTHLAVVFDVGQASVRTDDFAAYKANRSETPEAIKVAIPYIHRILEAMHIPNLGVEGYEADDVIGTIACKAEKEGYITYMVTPDKDFAQLVTDKIKIYKPSLKGSEIEILGVEEIKAKYEIEDPKQVIDFLAMMGDAVDNIPGLEGVGEKTAMKFLKEYGNIETLLANTHQLKGKLKEKIEASAERGILSKKLATIICDVPIEFHQEQYDLDMPDFDKVKEVFDEIEFRRLYENLYRAFAPTETVVVSEVEVTQKTEGTQVKGQVTQLDLFSNFEELDQATSTKSSIVENDHLYQFVDNPKAQKILVDNLLKQKAVCFDTETTSLNELEAELVGMSFSYKKGLAYYIPLSEDREEVLQTLEIFRPFFEKEDLLKIAHNLKFDYKILKQYDITVKGAAFDTMIAHYLLSPDGRHGMDYLSEVYLNYKPVSIETIIGKKGKNQGTFRDADLRTQTDYAAEDADITFQLYELFAPQLKKENLEDLFFKIEMPLMEVLAKMELTGISLDEKWLAQESIDLENDLRQLESKIFEISGEEFNMNSPKQLGEILFEKMQLDPKAKKTKTGQYATSEDVLQKLSSKHEIIKHILEYRTYQKLKSTYVDALPSQIDKDERVHTNFSQTTAATGRLASVNPNLQNIPIRTLRGQQIRGAFVSGEGKKIISADYSQIELRLIAEISGEDNMIKAFQDGEDIHASTAAKLFKIPLEEVSKTQRSQAKTVNFGIIYGQGAFALAEQTGLSRTEAKQMIEAYFETYPKLKQYMAEQVNKAREMGYVETILGRKRHLKDINSGNFVVRGHAERNAVNAPVQGSAADVVKMAMIKIDQELDAQNLQTKMLLQVHDELVFEAPDDEVETAVKLIKTEMERAIETQVPLLVEVGTGINWLEAH